The genome window tgaacacaaataaaatagattatttctatcaaaagaaagaaaaaaacagaaaaaatgtattcatattccTTTGGAGTGTTTTGCTATGTTGATCTGTAGCAGTACTTGTGATGTCGAGCCCTCGGGAGATTTTGAGACCTGAGTGTCTTCGGTCAGGTGCAGATCACAATAGCGCTGAGATCCCTGGGAGGGGCCAGGCCTGAGGCCCGGTTCATGTAATCCTACACtgaacataaaaagaaaatttttaaaaaagagggTAGGGATGGGGGGAGATAAAGAGAGTTAAAAGATCACAGGTCATCACCACCCTAAGATTCGGGGGACTGCTCTGACAGAGTGTTGAGCAGGTTTTTGTAGGCTGGGGAGTTCATGTAGCGGGGATACGAGTCTCTTTGCATTAGTGTATAGATCTGCAGCTGGGCATCATCGAACGTGTGCGAGTTGGGTTCCAGCATGTTCCTGTTGATGGCCTCACGCACGCGGGAGTCAAGGCTCACCTAGGTGTCAACAACAGGGGAAATTAGGAAGAACAGCATGTGCATTTTCTCAATGACAGACAATGACAGACTTTTTCtgaaaggaatagttcaacattttgggaaatacgcttatttgctttcttactaGGAGTTAGATGACAAGATTGATATcactcatgtctgtacagtatcTCCGCTAGTTACCCGGCAACAACATTGTCACTTttagtcttttgtttttgtacggattaaacaaatgcgatataacatgttaattaatgagcttaaGAGGTACCAATAAgtggattttgttacatttagaTAGAGCCAGGCTAGGTCTTTAGGCTAAGCTAAGCAGCTGTACCATACTGACttgagagtggtatcagtcttctcatctaactctaggttaaaaaacaaataaataaataagcgactttcccaaaatgtcaaaccgtTGTTTAATGTCAGGGAGCATGAGATAATCATTTGACAGACGTCATGAAGTTTTATCCTTAAAATCTACATGATATTAACAGAACAATGAAATCAAGAGCCGTGAGACCTCTTTAGGCGAGAGAATGGAGATGTAGTCTTCATAGATGACCCGAGCTTTCTCCTCTATCACACTCTTATTGGTCTCTTTGCTGAACTCCTCGCAGGCCAACCAGAAAAGCATGTTCTCCTCACTGAATTCGGTGCGAAGAAACTGTCGGAAGGAGTTCCGCCCCGCTGGGCAACACATCAGCTTGTCAAATGATTGCCCCCATGAGCGCACCTCCTCCAACGTGGGCTTAGGACTGCAGAGAGCATGAACAACATCAGAGTGAGTGATTTCAACATTCATCATCAAAAACAATGTGTTTAATAAATGGCGCATTTTTGTGCAGTTCAATTCAACTGACCAGTCTTCACAGTCTGCGGTCCCTTCCTTGACGTCATAAGATGCCTTTCGGTTCCTATCATCCCTGTCTTCATTCCTGATAGTGAGACAGACATGTAAGCACAACAtgcagcagcaaaactaaaGACCAATCATAATggtaaaa of Thunnus thynnus chromosome 12, fThuThy2.1, whole genome shotgun sequence contains these proteins:
- the rgs20 gene encoding regulator of G-protein signaling 20 isoform X2, which gives rise to MGSERMEMRKRQMSVQQESAAGGTAPAQQGQPGQANPRGSNACCFCWCCCCSCSWNEDRDDRNRKASYDVKEGTADCEDCPKPTLEEVRSWGQSFDKLMCCPAGRNSFRQFLRTEFSEENMLFWLACEEFSKETNKSVIEEKARVIYEDYISILSPKEVSLDSRVREAINRNMLEPNSHTFDDAQLQIYTLMQRDSYPRYMNSPAYKNLLNTLSEQSPES
- the rgs20 gene encoding regulator of G-protein signaling 20 isoform X1 translates to MPCARVVRQWEIRPTSALWGIRRTRALMWQRIRGLVRACRHGTGYPVNYNDPDRDEQEMVCLEPMGSERMEMRKRQMSVQQESAAGGTAPAQQGQPGQANPRGSNACCFCWCCCCSCSWNEDRDDRNRKASYDVKEGTADCEDCPKPTLEEVRSWGQSFDKLMCCPAGRNSFRQFLRTEFSEENMLFWLACEEFSKETNKSVIEEKARVIYEDYISILSPKEVSLDSRVREAINRNMLEPNSHTFDDAQLQIYTLMQRDSYPRYMNSPAYKNLLNTLSEQSPES